A region of the Leeuwenhoekiella sp. MAR_2009_132 genome:
AGGTTTTGATTTAAGCTCAATTTTTTTAAAAAACCCTATTACCTTAATAATAAACGCTTAATGATTAAATTCTTATATTTATCTAAACTAAAAATATGGGTTCGATCTGGATTGTAATATTGGCAGTAGCTATTTTCTTAGTTGTCACTGTACTTTATTGGAAAATTATAAGCACTTATAACATAAATATTCTAGGAGCTAAAAATCACAAACAATGGGGTTCTAGACTTTATTTCTGGCAGGGATCTATTTTTGTGAGTACGGTGGTTACGTTATTAATACTATATACTTTAAACTATTTAGCTATCCTAAATTATTAATTATAGACATAAAAAAAGCAGCGCCTCTCCAAACGCTGCTTAAAAAAACAAACCAACTAACTAAACTATAAAATCAAAATCATCAGATAAAGCTGAATGATTACATTTTGTAATTGTATTTACTACGGAATATTTTCCGTGAATAAATAGGAACCCGAATTAAAATTCTGAATCCATATACCATCTCCTAAAGTCTTCAAAGTCTTACTTTAGAAATTATAAAACTATCTAAGCAACAGCGTTTTGCCGCGTTATTGAATAGCGTGTTTAAGAATATGACAAGAGATTGTGTTCTCATAATCTGGTATTTAATCCAAATTTAGAGAAGATTCAAAATTGAAATTCAAGAATTCGTTAGATGGTTTTTAAGTGTAGACCAGTGGTAGGTTTTACTCTTTAAAGTAAATTAAGACGTTTCATAAGTATCGGCCTGTTAGAACGGCTAATGGGTATGACATCCTTAGCGATTAAAACGCTATTGTCTTCTATATCTATAATCTTATGAAAGTTAATTACAAACGACCTGTGTATCTTTAAGAATTTACTATCTGGTAGTTTATCCTCAATTTTCTTCAATGTAGAATGAACGGTGTAGTTTTTTGTTTCTGTTTTTATAAGTATATAATCGCCTTTTGCTTCAATAATTAGAATACTATCAAAGTTGATTTTTATTAATCTACGGTCAATATTTACATACAAGTCTGAACCTTCTTCACTTTTAGATTCTTTAGCACTAGACTGCGGCTGTTCTATAGCAGTTGATGCAACAGCTGCCTGTACCTGCCTAGATTTCTCAACCGCCTTTAAAAAACGAGGGAGTTCTACCGGTTTTACTAAATAATCTACAATACACTCGTACTCAAAAGCCTCAATTGCAAAGTTGCGGTCTGAAGTAGTCAAAATTATTTTAGGCGGATTTTTTAATGTTTGTATAAAATCAAAACCCGTAAAATCTGGCATATGAATATCTAGAAATATTAAATCTACAGTATGTTGATTTAGATATTTTATAGCTGCAATGGCATTATCAAATTCTGAAACTATATTAAGATCTTCGGCTTTTAAGCAGTGACTGCTTATGATCGCTCGTGCTAATGCCTCATCATCTATTATAATACAATTCATAAAATATGCTTTTAAAATTTTTCTATAAACTGCGTCATTGCTGTAAGAACATTCTCAAAGACAAGCGCAGATTCAGCATTACCGGCACGCAATTCATTTTCATATGCAATTGCCAGCTCATATCCCAAACTTAGATTCAATATACTTATTTTATGTTTTAATTTGTGTACATCTTCGGCAGATTTTAAATAATCCTTATGTTCAAGATGTGTTTTGTAAAGTTTTATTTCCTGCGGAAGTTCTTCTTTTATAATTGCGATAAATTGCTGTACGAGTTCATCGCTATCACCTGCTATTTGCTTTATTTTCTCTAAATCAGGCTTTTCCATCATAATGTTTCGGTAAGGTAAAATAGAACGTCGTTCCCGTGTTTAATTCAGATTCAAGCCAAATACTACCCTTATAAAATTTAATAATTTTTAAAACTATAGATAAACCTATACCTTTTGACTTAAAATCATTTTCTAATGTTTGAAAGGGCTGAAAAATTTTATCAAAATAATTAGCTTCAATGCCTATACCATTATCTGCTATACTAAATTGAAAATTTGTATCTAGTTCTATAAAATCAATTGATATCGTACCAGATTCTTTGTCGTTGTATTTTATTGCGTTTTGAATTAAATTCTGAAACAGTTGTTGGAAACGGTAGGAGTTACCGGTAACCACAGGAAGTTTACTATTTACAGTAATAGTAAAGTGGTCTGGTATACTCATATTTGTGATTAAACGCATCAACATTTCATTCAAATCTACCTCATAAGATTCTCCCTGATTTTTATCTATACTTGAATACTCCAGGACACCTTCAATCAAACTATTCATATGCTCAACGTGTTCTAAAATTAAATTTAAATTTATTCCACAGTTATCATCATAAATACCTTTATAATCTTCAATAATCCAGCTTGTTAGCGCATTTATGCTATTTAAAGGTGATTTTAGATCGTGAGAAACAATATGTGCATAATCATTAAGCTCTTTATTTTGTCGTTCTAACTCTTCCAGCAATTTATCGCGTTGTTCATTAGAAGCAATAATCTCACGTGTTTGATTATCTATAACACGAGCAAGCTCCAGACCATCATTTTCTACATCTACATTATCTGCTACATTTACGGGAGTGTCGTTATTACCATATTTATGAAGTGTAGCAATAGTTTTAGTTAGACTTTGTATAATTTCTTGTTGCTGGCTCATCTCTTTTTTAAGACTAAGATTAGCAGCAGAAAGTTCGTCTGAACTTAAAGACATGGCGCGTTGTACCATAACCAACTGCTCTTCATAATTCGTGTATGAGCTGTCAACTGCACTTAAAAATGAATTAAGCTCTGCGTTAACTTCAATTCCCTTACTTAATAAGTGCTTACGTATTTGCCTGTTTAAGAGTGTGTTC
Encoded here:
- a CDS encoding Hpt domain-containing protein, with product MMEKPDLEKIKQIAGDSDELVQQFIAIIKEELPQEIKLYKTHLEHKDYLKSAEDVHKLKHKISILNLSLGYELAIAYENELRAGNAESALVFENVLTAMTQFIEKF
- a CDS encoding sensor histidine kinase; the protein is MNTLLNRQIRKHLLSKGIEVNAELNSFLSAVDSSYTNYEEQLVMVQRAMSLSSDELSAANLSLKKEMSQQQEIIQSLTKTIATLHKYGNNDTPVNVADNVDVENDGLELARVIDNQTREIIASNEQRDKLLEELERQNKELNDYAHIVSHDLKSPLNSINALTSWIIEDYKGIYDDNCGINLNLILEHVEHMNSLIEGVLEYSSIDKNQGESYEVDLNEMLMRLITNMSIPDHFTITVNSKLPVVTGNSYRFQQLFQNLIQNAIKYNDKESGTISIDFIELDTNFQFSIADNGIGIEANYFDKIFQPFQTLENDFKSKGIGLSIVLKIIKFYKGSIWLESELNTGTTFYFTLPKHYDGKA
- a CDS encoding LytR/AlgR family response regulator transcription factor, with translation MNCIIIDDEALARAIISSHCLKAEDLNIVSEFDNAIAAIKYLNQHTVDLIFLDIHMPDFTGFDFIQTLKNPPKIILTTSDRNFAIEAFEYECIVDYLVKPVELPRFLKAVEKSRQVQAAVASTAIEQPQSSAKESKSEEGSDLYVNIDRRLIKINFDSILIIEAKGDYILIKTETKNYTVHSTLKKIEDKLPDSKFLKIHRSFVINFHKIIDIEDNSVLIAKDVIPISRSNRPILMKRLNLL